The following nucleotide sequence is from Vampirovibrionales bacterium.
CAGAGCATCAACGCCAGAAGTGGCCGCAACGATAATGGCAATCGCCGCGTCAATAGAAACCGCGCCGGTTCTTACGGCCTGCAACAATCCATCCACTGAAACAGTGGCGGATTTATTAGTTGCATTAAGCAGCGCGTCTATTGAGATGCTGCCTGTTTTAATTGCGGAAATAATTGAGTCAATGCTCACGGTCCCGCTAAACGACTTTTGCAGCAATGCACCCAAGCTAGATGTTGCGGTTATTCCAGTTTTTTGAACAAGCGCATCGATTCCGGTTGTCGCTGTTACGGTTGTTGAGGTACTTCCTTTCACCTCAATCGCGATGATTGTCCACTTTTGCCCAGTTGGCGCGGACATGCCAACCGTTTTTGATCCCACCGCGCCGGCGTCTGGAAAATATGCGATAGCGACGCCGTATTGCGCACCGTCTCCGGGATAGTCTGTAAGCGCGGTTGGGGTGCCGCTAAAATTATTCGTGAACGTCTGAGTTCCTGAAACCGCATTCCAGTCTGAGACGATCACGACAATCGCCGAATTGGCCTGCGTTGTCGTGAGAGAAACAGACGGATTTCCGCTCGCTCCAGTCGCAACGTTGCTCGCGCCAACTCCATCTGATCCAGAAAACCGCACAATGTTTCCGCCGAAATATTCGCCTGATCCGCCTGAAGAAGAGAATGAAATTGTAATGGTCTCAGCGGACGGAGCAACATATGTCCACCCATAAGCGGGAGAGTAGTCGACTACTACGCTAGATCTTTGTAGCGTCGCGGAAGCGGCACCGTTTTCTGTGATCGATAGCGTTTTATAGGAGTTTGCGGATGACGCTACCGCGACTAGCACATCATTAGAATTGATCGCTACAGCACTCATTGCGGTTTTCGGTGTAGTAGTGCTATTGAATGCCGTAGCATATTGAGAGACAAACGTTGGCGCAGCCATTACCCCACCTCCACCGATAGGTTCTTTTGTGGACCATAATCCAGTAGGGTCTGGTGGAACTGTCTGTACAAGCGATTCAGACCACGGCGATGGTGGACATATTTCAAGCGGGTCTCCGCATTGATAACCGGTTGGCGGAATAGCCCTTGCCCGTGCGCTAATGACCTCGCCCGGCTGAACGGGAACATCGAGAACATATTGAGTGCCTGTGATGCCATTTGCGCTGACTCCATTTGCTTCAAGCTCAACCGTCGTTCCGGCTGTCCAGTTCTGGCTTGAATCCCACGCGAACGTGATATTCCGGGCGTCCGCGACACTCGCGCATAAAGTCAGAACGGCGGTCAGCAAGCAAGTCCAAATACGAGCCTTGTCTTTGATTCGCAGCATCACGAAATCCTTTATTAGACTTATACAGCCTTTTTGCCTTTTTCTCGCAAGCATCTAAGGATTTCCCGACCAAGGCGGCAACCTCGATATTCAACCTTGTTTTCCAAAGCCTCATGAGTTGGCGCTCTTGATCGGGAGACCATCTTGGAAAAGGCATCTTACGGGCCGGTGCGGATCAGGTTGATCGTCATGCCTGCCGGCGTCGTGGGAGTAGTCGGCGCGTAACCAGCGGTCGCTGTGACCCATCCAGACCAGGCCGACACTAGCGCGCCATTCACATTCTGAGCCGCCACTTCCACGGGATCGCCGGGATTCGCGGTCAAGGTCGTGGTCCAGCTTGGAGAGGTCAGGCTTGGGGAGAGAGTCTCTGCGCCGCCATTGACTCGGTACTTAGCCGAATAACTCGGCGTGTCAGACGGGTTCCAGGTTGGAGTATTCCAACCTAAGGTGAGCTGATACGTATCAGCGAAAGCGGCCGAAGCCGCTAGCATAAAAACAAGACCAACAATGCTTTTCATTTCATCGCCTCACTTAAAGCCATGAGAATATGGGCCATGGCATCCCAGAATCAACCCATGAACTGACAAGCCACAAAATAACTGCTAGCCCATTAACGAATGCAGCAACAATAATAGTTTTCAATATCCTATTCTGTGCAATCTCATCGTTTTGAATGTGATTCAAAACGGCAATCTGCATTTCATTGACTTTGCTTGTTACGTCGTTTCTTACCGCTGAAACGTCATCACCAATTTGATGTACCATGGATTCCAGCTTTTCGCTTTGTTTTGCGTTGTACTCGACTCTTGCCTTGAGTGCCGCTATATCAGCGTCATGAATACGTATGAGATTCGTCATTTCACGATTTGAAATGATCAGCTCATGGATTGCGCGGTCATCGCCTTCCATCACGGGATTCCCGGCACGTCTGGCAAACTCGACCCGACACACAACGCCCGCCAGCCTTGCACTTTTTCTAGATACGGCCCAACGGATCGCATCCATTCACCAATGCTGATCGCCCGGCACATGATCAGCTCAGCGGTTTGATACTTCGCGTGCTCAACCGCCACGGTTTGATCCGTAACTTGATCTACGAGCGGTTGGAAGCCCATACACCCGGCGAATAAACCGCATGTGGCCAGCAATAGGGTTCTCATTTTGCGCGCTCCTTCCGCTTTTTCGCATCGCGTCGGCGATTCCGCCACCAGGGCCACCAGCCGCCAAGGCGGACTCCGGAATAAAAAGTCCAGGCAAGCGCTTTAGAGAATCCCGCGTACTGCATCGCCCGATAGAAAACCTTGTCACACTGCTGGCGAGTCAGATATTTCCCAGCAACGCGGTTATCCTCATAGAGCTGATCATGTGGAGTTGCCGGCACATCGTAGTCGTGCTGATCGCCGAACAGAACCGAGAATGCTCGACCGAAGCTAGCGCCGTCGATTTCCAGCCATTTTTTGCAGCGGATGATTCCTTCCACTGGGTCAATAAACCGGAAATCCGCAGTCAGCCTTCGGTATCTCGGAGAAACATAAACCGTCATTAATTCATCTGGAAACCGATTTTTGTCGATCATTTCGGCATCTCGTTGCAGAAATCAGGGCGCGCATTATTCCAGCCCATGCACTCTGGCCCAGAATAGCTATATGGCGCGCTATCCACAAGCGGCGGCTGTGAGCACGTCCACTGCGCGGACTCTCGCGACCACTGCCACGATAGCAGCCCAGCGCTAAGGCCACCCAGCGCCAGACCGACAGGGCCAGCGGCTAGACCGCCCAGGGTCGCGCCAGTGCCGATCCAACCTCCCCAGCGGGCACCGCCAGCGACGGCTTGGCACGTCTCTACATCGCCAGCGTCTCTATAGCCCAACGCGATACCTTCTAGCGCGAACTTGGCGACCACGACGCCTGGAAATCCCATGGGATTCATCTCAACAGCACCAGGGACAGACTGCAATATAGCCACGGATACCCCGGTATCCACGACATGCGGGGTAATCCACGTAACGCCGTCATCGGCGAGACAAGGTGCCGCAACAGCGCAAGCAGCGAGAATGAATGCTTTCATGGCGCTCCCAATAGTCTGCCAATGATTGCAAACAGGGACAGTCCGATTGGCACTGAGAATATCAGCGCCATCGAGACGACGAAGAGAATGGCGTCTTTCATTTTGTCAGGTGCTTAACGGCCCACATGACCGCCTCTTCCGTTTTCGTCTTGGCAAGAGAGAGTTCACGGGATTGACCGATGCTCTCAATCAGCTCATGCAATTCAAGCCCCTTATCTTTGATTGCCTGCATCAGGTTCTTTTCGTCATCACTCAGCACCCGGTAGGCATGGCGCATGACGTTGTTGACGGTACGATCATCACTTTTGCTATCGACAAAATCAGACATGTTGTTACCTCTTGATAATTTGATCAACAACCGAAAGCCACCACTCGGAAACCGCCACTTGTTCCCAATAGGCGGATTGGTATCGCGCGTCGGCCATGGCTAAGAGCATGTAGAGATAGTACCTCATGGCTGGAATCCATCGCGCTCGAACAAGCGACGTTCCGCCAGCCGGCGGCGCTTCAGGCCGGCTAGTGATACTTTTTTTCCGGTCTTTTGGTCCGTGGCCTTGTCCCATCGCTCGAACTGCTGTGCGGCGGCGGCGTACCAATGTTGGTTCAGCAGGCGTAGGAGAGTGGAGCCTTTGAGCGCGCCTAGCCCGACATTGAAAGCAAAGCACACCAGGGCATCGAACATCGATTGAGTGATAGGCGCTGTCACCAATGAGTTGACGGCGGCGGCGAACCGTTCCAGGTCGCTACGTAGCAGATCATCGGATTGAGCCACCGTGAGCGGCTTCGAGAATCGCTCTCTAGGCAGGATTCGATGGCCCCAACCAATCGTGGGATGCCCGGCAAAGTCACAGTACGGCACCGAGGCCATGCCGCCTTGCGGTCCCTGCTCGAATTCGTGGAGCAGGTCCAGGGCGGCTTGGGATGGGGTCATCGTGTCAGTCTCTATCAAGAGCGGCCTCCTTATAGCATTTCTCACAAAGCGGTTGTGGGTTTCCAGGATCGCCCTTAACTGTCCACCGCTCACGAGGAACGAATATACCGCAAAAACAGCACCGCTTGATCATCAGAATCTCACTTATTGTTGTCATCATACACCTATTTCGATCATTTTATGTGTATTACACAGGTCAGCAGCCGGTTGGGCGGCGCGCTCATATGTCCTCGAACACCCATCCCGCTCCTTTCTTTCGAGAGGGTCTAGTGATGGCAATAATCCGAAATGGGAACTGTTCAGCGGCGACGCGGGTCTTGGCGCGGGCATCGTCTCGCCAGTAGCCTTTGACTTCATGCAGTTCGATTTCTCCGCTGGCCAGCATCACCACGAAATCCGGCGTGTAGCTCACGCCCTTGGCGATTCTGAGCGTGATTCCCTCGAAGCGATACCAAAGCACCTCGCCCAAGCAACGGCGGGTTTCTAGGAGCTTTTCATATTCCGCTTCCGTGGCGTTGCGGACCCCGGCTTTCATGCGTCCCAGGGCGAGAGTATCGGGTTTCTTGGGTTGCGCTGGCGGATTGGCCGGAGTGAGGCGAAAGGGGATTTAGCCGGCATTGATTCTAATCCTCCTCACTTTAGGCCATGTGTACATCAAGCCGCGCTCCAATCCACAGATGCAACGTGTTCCCCATCATCCTTTGCGTTGAAATGCTTGGATGGATGATCGCCATGAACGAATTCCAGTAAGCAAAGATTGGCTACATCAACCAGTAATTCAAGGTTGCCAATATCTTGATATTCGCGCAATCGCTTGCTTGCTGATTCAATGCGATTGTATTGCGGCCTATTCGGATCGGCCATGCTGGCATACCTGAATCGCCCAACCAGCAGCCGATTACGCATGAGTCGCTCAAATTCTATCGACCATTCCGAACAACGCAAGGATTCTAGCGATTCCCGCTTGGTTCCATGATGATCAGCGTGAATTCCAGCCGTCAAACGTGCCCGCATGTATTCAGTATTCGTCATCGATCCATCCACCATCCCGCGCCAGCCGGATCAATTCTTTCCCAAGCCTTGCGGCTTCATCGGGCGTGATTTCCATATCTCGGCTCCCCTCGATCTTGATGAGATCGCCTTTGGTACTTAGCACGCCCTCCGCGAATACATCCGCGCCGCGCGCTCCGTAGATGCGGGTGACTTGGATTTTGTGGTCATGGCCAGCAACACACCATTCAGCCAGTCGCTTAACGGTATCGGCCGCCGTATGTCCGTCCCACTTTGGACCTTTGTTGACTGTGGCAATGCCTTTTCCATCTAGCAGAGTCCACATGCTTACCGGTAGGTGATATGAAATATCTCCGTTAGGAAGGTGCATTCCCGCGACAAACCAGCCGTCAAACATTGTTCCGTCTTCGTGATTGTTCGCTCTCCATGAGATATCTGGGTTGCTACGCATCAGCGCCGCGAAGAGGTGGCAACGATGATCATACAGTTCATCAAAGGTATGATAGCCGTCAGATACCTTTCCGGCGTCGCATTCAATCGTTATTTTGCCCATTTCATTCTCATGAGTAGCTGCTTGGATTTTGTGGTCATGGCTTGTGGTCGATCCGTCCCGCCACCCTGAAAAAAAGGCATCGATAACTAGGTGCGGGATAATCCCCTTTGGATCGACGATACCTGAATCAACCATCGGGCCTCGGAGAGATTCCCAGCAGTTGATGGCTTTCTTTAACAATTCGGGGATGTTTTCTTTAGTCATCGGTTTCAACCTATTTTCCTAATAGCTTGCGCAATTCATCCCGCGCTTTTTTCATGATTTCGCTTTGTGACTCATTATTGAGCGGCTCTAATTGCTCATGATTGAAGATATGCAGCAATCCAGCGGGCGTATCGAAATCGAATACATACCGCTGTTGACCGTTGCGCGTCTGGAAAGCGGCTCGGATCGTGCCGTTGGCTTGATAGCTCCCGCCCACCTTACGGACCCGATCGCCGAACTTGAACACGTCTGGTTTCATGACTTCCCCTCGATAGTCTCCCGATAAACCATGGCCCATGCTTCAATACCAGATTCGACCTGGAAGAAATGTGGCCTAGGTTCTAGCAAACTGCATATATCGGCTATTTCTGGAAATAGAGCCGCCTGCAAAGGCCATATAGCCCGCCACTCTCTTCGGTCAACCCGATAAAACAATACCGGACGCAATTTCGAGGTGGATGCTTGCTCGACTGTCTGTCTCCACCATGCCGGAATAGCTGGTGTTTTCGCGCGCTTCACTTCGACAGACCAACCGTCCAACCCTTCCAGGTCCGAATCACCATCATGCTGTCGCACACGACGCTTTGCGTTGACGCCAAGTAGGTCTCGAAGAATCCCGGCAATTTCGCACTCGCCAGCCCGGCCTTTGCGTCGGCTTTTGCGCCCGATCTGAACCGGGCTAACGGTTGTCGCGCCCGACTTCATGGTTTCCCCTCGAACGGTAAATTATGCGATTCTAGGCGTTTTACTGACGTACCCTTGGTACCCCTAGCGCCTACTTCCGTAGCGTTGCTTCCTGAGCCGATTTGGCGGCTTAAATCGCCAACCGTGGCCCGTAGGCTAGACAGGTCTCCGCCCAGGACCGCGTAGAGGTTCTTTGGGAGCCGGTTGGAGGGGCGCGGCGGGCGCTTTCGGTGGCTGGGCTTAGTAGGCATTCACCACCTCGCTCCAAATCGCCACCACATCCCCATGCTCTTTGCATCGATACGCATTTTTGGCTGATGCAGAGTCAATGACAGCCCGCTTGCAGCGCGGACAGACCAAGATTGGATCGCGGCGAACTGAATAAACTGGCGGATAGCTATGTGCGAATTGAGTTTCCATCATTGCTTCTCGCAGTATCTCAGGTTTAAAAGACACGGGCCATCCTGGAAAACCACTAATCCGTATTCTTCAGATTGCATTCTCGCAACAAAGCCTTTCTTTCCGACGCAACGTGCTTGCTTGCATTGTTTCGAGTAAGCGGCAGGCGGCGGCATGAAAAGTACCTGGTCGCCATACTTGAATCGCTTGTCAGGTTGTAGGGGTTGGTAGTTATGGAATGCGTGGTTCATGGCTAAAGATCAATTCCTCGATTGTTTCTTTTTGTTGGTGCCGGCATATCCCATGACGGCAATCCTCCAGCCATGGATTCAAAGCGGGCGAATTGGCCAAGGAATCGCAACGGGATAATCCCCAAAACACCACTGCGCTGTTTACGAATCAGCAATTCAGCGCAATTCTTGTCTGGTGAATCGGGGTTGTATATCTCATCCCGGTAAAGCATGGCGACCACATCAGCGGATTGTTCCCACTCTCCAGAGTCCCGCAAATCGGAAAGCATCGGGCGCTTGTCTGTTCGTTCTTCGAGTTTCCGAGAGAGTTGCACAAGCGCAATAACTGGGCAAGCTAGTTCTTTCGCTAATCCCTTGAGCGCTCTTGCCACCGCCGATTGCGCGTTCTGGCGATTCTCTCCGCCGGCTTCCACCAGTCCAGCATGATC
It contains:
- a CDS encoding DUF1353 domain-containing protein → MIDKNRFPDELMTVYVSPRYRRLTADFRFIDPVEGIIRCKKWLEIDGASFGRAFSVLFGDQHDYDVPATPHDQLYEDNRVAGKYLTRQQCDKVFYRAMQYAGFSKALAWTFYSGVRLGGWWPWWRNRRRDAKKRKERAK
- a CDS encoding lysozyme; translated protein: MTPSQAALDLLHEFEQGPQGGMASVPYCDFAGHPTIGWGHRILPRERFSKPLTVAQSDDLLRSDLERFAAAVNSLVTAPITQSMFDALVCFAFNVGLGALKGSTLLRLLNQHWYAAAAQQFERWDKATDQKTGKKVSLAGLKRRRLAERRLFERDGFQP
- a CDS encoding DUF1064 domain-containing protein, whose product is MKAGVRNATEAEYEKLLETRRCLGEVLWYRFEGITLRIAKGVSYTPDFVVMLASGEIELHEVKGYWRDDARAKTRVAAEQFPFRIIAITRPSRKKGAGWVFEDI